GCTTGAGAAAACAAGGGCCTCTCAGGAAAAAGAGAACTTAGTAAGAAATGCCTCCTTTCCTTATTTGGGAAAACAAGTTGTTCCTATCATTGTGGTTTGAGCTTTATTTTGccagattaatgttttaaaacattgtattttCTTGTATTCACAGAAAATACACCATCGATACAAATTCATAAAATGATGAAAatgcaatgtttaaaaaaatagaaagtcgacaatttaaataaataaattgataaatagcCATTCACTATACTAAATAGAGAAGTATGCAAGTCAAAGATAATGATAATGCCATTTTTACATAACTAAAAGTATCATCTTTGTGAACATTAATTTGAACACtggcatttatttcattaataacgGATAATAGATAATACTTAATATATTCAGTTTTATATTAAACAGTTTGTCCCAGTCCAGtgttatttttaaaaaggaaCTGATCCAGGTCACCCTTGTTCTCACTGCCTTGTTGCTGACGGCTCAGCATTTCTCACTGATTGTTTTCACAGGCCACTCAATACACACTAAAGATCAATGAGCTGGAGGAGAAGTTTAACAAGAGATCTAGTGAGTTCAACATGATTCAAGAAGAGCTTAAGATCATCAATGACTTCCTTAAGGAGAAGCCCCAAATGGAGCAAGAACTTAAACATGTATAATTTACTCTATTTATTTCATATACACAGTTATGCAGAGGTAAAGTGCTATGTCTCTTATAACATCACCATTGTTTGTACAGATGAAAGAAACTATGGACAATGCAGATCTAGAACACAAGAAAACACTTGCAAGAATGGAGCAAAAGTTCTTCAATAATAAGGTATATACTAAAAACCATTTCATATACATATCATCTTCCTCATTCTCTCTCGGTGTCGCTCTCATTCTACATTCATTAGGTTCATCTAGAGAAGGAAGCTGAGCAAAAGATTGCTGTGCTTGCAGAACGAGCTCACAATGAAGCCATCATGTAAGTATCTTCTCCATCTCTCCCAATATCCCAGCACCACTACACAATTGTACCTGATGCCTTCGGAATTGTTTGTGAGACAAATTTAGCATGAGATATATGAGATGACATCCTCCATCTCGGCCCTATCAGACAGCTGGATGATGCATCTCGCTCCATGTTCAAGGAGAATGTGCGGCTAAATAAGGCACTGGGTTACCACACCAAAGAGGTGGAGGGTCTGCGGAAGAGAAATGCAGCTCTGGCAGAAGAAAACAACATCCTCAGTCTGCATAAGGTGACACACTATAGTTCACCTAGACTACCGTTTAATAGTTTGggtctgttttctttcttttttttttttaaagaaattaatatttttattcagcaaggatgcataaaaatTCATTagaggtgacagtaaagactttaacattattacagttattttagtgttacattattatattgtattaattataatttatgtatactatattatattataaaaaataattataattacaactTTCTTGGGCActcatataaatacacacatgcagaaatgaaatttaaaatgtgcttaattagACCCATGTCTACTATAAAGCTTGCTTGTGAAGTAGAAGATATTGATAATCACCAAACCCACTATTTCATTCACCCTGCAGGAGATGAGTCTGGACACCTCAAATGACACCATATCTAAGCTTACAGCCCAGCGGAGCAGAGTATCTGGGCTGAGGGCCAAGGTTTTTAGCCTGGAACAGGCACTGGCCAGCAGGGTGGCTGAGTTTGAGTGGGACAAGGCTGAAATCAAGGAGCGTGCAGCAGTCAGGACTCAGGCCAGCGGTGTAGAGCTGGACAAACTGCAGAAGCTCCTGAGTGTTCGGGACAGGGAGCTGAGCCGAGTGAAGAGAATAGCCCGCAGTATAGTGGAGCAGCGCTCAGACATGGAGATCCTGTTCTATGAGGCTCTGAACCACGTGAAGCAGGAGATGCTAATGCACAGGTGCACttcaccattcattcattcatccattcattcattcattcactctctTTGCAAAAAAACCCAAAACCATGCCTTCACAGCATGATGTAGCCTATTTGATAGAAAGCTAAATTCAGGATATACATGATCTTTGTCTTATATTTACAAACCCGAATTCCAAAAAGGTTGAGACACTGTAcaatttgtgaataaaaacagaatgctgtTACGTGGAAGTTTcaattttcaatatttcattcagaatacaacatagatgacatatcaaatgtttaaactgagaaaatttatcattttaagggaaaaataagttgattttaaatttcatggcatcaacacatctcaaaaaagttgggacaaggccatgtttaccactgtgtggcatcccctctgaAATTTAAAGTCTGAACtttaaattttgattcgtctgaccacagaacagtttttcactttgccacagtctattttaaatgagcctaggcccagagaaaacacctgcgcctCATGTTGTGattgtatgtgatgcagtgccatctaaaggcccgaagatcacaggcatccagtatgatTTTCTGGacttactcacagagattgttccaaatTCTCTgtatctttggatgatattatgcactgtagatgatgataacttcaaactctttgcaatttttctctgagaaactcctttctgatattgcaccactatttttcaccacagcattaggggaattggtgatcctctgcccatcttgacttctgagagacactgccactctgagaggctctttttatacccaatcatgttgtcaattgacctaataagttgcaaattggtccttcagctgttccttatatgcacattttacttttccggcctcttaccTCTGTCTCCAACAAAACACATCGGTGTttcatttctaaataaatctgcattttgTACAAATTAAATTAGTGAATGATTCGGTGACTggatgaatcagctttttgaacaaatcatttgaaagAATCACTCAATAACTCATTCAGACAGTGACTTGCCGCCACTGACTGgtggttttagtttcatatttaaatgatcattttaatttcataattaaatattcaaaaataaaataaaaacgcatagcattatttatgtaattgtaaatgCAGTGGAAAATGCATTCAAGTCACATCTGAACTGTattaaacagtctgtgtaaatacatctaaatgccactttagatgcagcttctgtgccacttctgcaatgcaaaaatggATTTTGTCAAAGCTggtttcaataaattcaataaaatcccataaaatattaagatattttttcttaaagggtacataacatacacaatttcacctaatctcatgttaatcttgagtaccttgagctataatactgatgtttcgtgttgtttccattaacatatattcacttatgtgctgatttccaacaaaataaaaaaatctgatgcaattatacttacatgaatggggtcttttatcacagttaatgatgtgcaaatccagcgtcgacttcggccttgtttataaaacattcgtcactcaaatgaccagaacacacaaaggcacttgataTTTGACACTTGCTGGGTTCTtgtggaagctgaacacggtaaactttccctcacatccaaaaatgcacttatttgaaGGCTTTCTTGAACagatcctatgcagcgctgccgacgatATTGAAGTGTGTTGATGTGCATgatctcgctctcctctggtcaatgtgtgtgcgggcgcgcttttccgggagaaatgttcatataaggagttccgttctcgtctacgtcattagattcACGATCggaaaaaaaacagccaaaacttgtaccaacccggaagtaagattttcggcacagaaatgctcagtcattcttctaaattatttttttaaactttggccatgtttagcatgaggatccatctctttaacactgtgaacaactctgaatacacaaaacaccattgtaccccccctttaATATCACACACCCCTAATTTATTCAAGAAATAAAAGTTAACAAGCAAGAGATCCAGGCTCTATTTTACTGCAAAAATGTCAAGTTTTTTGCACAGATTATGTTCTAAAATACAATATGTAATCCAGACAGGAAGCAGAAGTAAATCATAGCAGGCGAATGGATGAGTTCCTATCAGGCAGAAGGGAGAACGCTCACATTCACACCATCACCAAAACAACCCACAGCACTTCCATTGGTATGGACGAGGCTGAAAAAGGGTGAGGTTCTTATGCTTATTGTGTTTTTAGACAATTTTCAAAATGCTCTTCTGATGAAATTAAAAGATGCTTTTTCCATTAGAAAACCATCTGTAACAACACTGTGTTATTTCATCAGCAATCTGAAGAAAGCAAAAGTGAACATATCAGAGATGACCTGGGAGCAAAGAGAGAGAGTTCTCAGACTGCTCTTTGCTAAAATTAATCAACTAAAATCAAAGTAAGTATTTATTATTGTCTTACATATTAAGATATTTGTCATTATCTCTTGGTTTTGTATCATCTATGGTAATCTCTTATGTGGTATCATCATGGTGTCATCTACCTTGAAAGAAAAAGCAGAGTTGTTGAGACAAATATAGTGATAATGACatagtaaaacataaaaaaaataaactttgagCTTATTTGCACCTCTCAATTTATTAGTATCAAAAGCAGATTCAGAAATTTCAGGACACTGAATCAAAGAAGTAACTAATCTGTATTTTCATGGCAATTACTGAAGGAAACCAATTCATGCTCCGGCTCTGACGGATTCTGATGGGAACCAGTGTAGCAGCAGTCCAGGGTGAGACTGGTTTTCTGGCTGATACTTATCAATCATCATTTTTGAGCTTTATTACATACAAAAGTTTAAAAACGTCAGCCCAGGAAAAAGGAAAACAGCAATGGCAGTGAATACTTTCTGAAGATTTTTTGTTCTGCACCATTGCACATAGACTCATAATTTGCAGTTATCTGTCTTTCTTTTCCATAGGAATGAAGAGGAAGAATCCCATGCAAGCTTTTTAACCCAAGCACCAGTTTCCAGTATGAGCTCCAGTGGAAACTCCAGAGCTATGCCATACCTGTAGATCATCTGACCTCATCACAGATAACAGAGCTAAATAATGGCAAAGTATAAGTTAAATATTGCATATCAGCATATGAAATATCTGGAAGTGTTCAAGAATAtctaaactaaaaaaattaaaatgtagaaATGCCTGTTTATCGACATTGATGACGTGGGCATTGGAAATTAGACATGAGGGAAACTGAGTGAAATAATATTCAGGAGGATTTCAAAAGTCTTGACATAAAACCACCCACAATATTAAATTGTTGTTTAAAGTGCAAACAAACAATTCAAAcagtaattaatataaaaataataataattatctagCAGTTTACTGAACATGACCATAACCTTTTGATTTATGTCTTCTGATGCCTTGATTTATGTCTTTTATAGCTGGATTGTTTCATAGACTtcgaatataaataaatgtaactaaaataaaattttaatgggAAAATGGTCAAACTGTTATCATGTAAGGTAATTTTTCTAATAATGGTGTATTTTTGAAAGTCTGTTTTATTAAGTGGTGATTCATATAAGGGAAAATGTACTGCATTAGTTAGTTCCTTTGCCTAAAAAAAAACGATTGTGGAAGTCAATGTTGTATTTAGACATTTTTGTAAGCATTGAGCCTATACTGTAAAGATACtgcatttttttctgttataaAGCATTAGACATAATCTTTACTGATGTTTGTCTCTTTAATTTAAGATGTATATCTTCAAATAACTGGGAATGGCATTTTTTGTCCTGCCTTTGTTTCTTTTACTGTAACAGATACAGAGTATATGATTCAATTGTACAGCGGTTGTACTGAACATTGAGTGATGAGCATGTCATCAGTCAGTAGATCCAGAGATCATGAGGATGGCTTTACAACACTGACAGTTCTGCTCATGTCCCACTAGCAAATATAGAAGACTATTAATAGCATCTTAtacacagaaagagaaagacagcTGCTCTGTGACAAAGCAAACCAAGATCTTTAAATCAATCCCTAACTTTGAAGGACACGGAAAGGTAAGAACTTAAATTCATAATTGTTGTATTCTACAAATGAACTTGTGTAGACATTCCTCATTACTTGAAGCAGTATGGGAGACTTTCAGAACTTTGAACAAGACTTCTATGAGTCTGGATATTATATGGATGATCAGCAGGAGGATGGCTATGATCCAGTCTACGTCAATCCAGACTACCATGAAGTGTAAGTGTCGGTAACTGCATACATGTGTTTGAGATCtcaattattaatgtatttcagctaatgtgtttctgtgtgtaaTTATTGATTCATTATTTACTGTCTGATCATTagtgaaaattctgcatgttTAGCAGataaatatacagtcgtggccaaaagttttgagaatttcataaatattggaaattggaaaagttgctgcttaagtttttataatagcaatttgcatatactccagaatgttatgaagagtgatcagatgaattgcatagtccttctttgccatgaaaattagcttaatccccaaaaaacctttccactgcatttcattgctgtcattaaaggacctgctgagatcatttcagtaatcgtcttgttaactcaggtgagaatgttgacgagcacaaggctggagatcattatgtcaggctgattgggttagaatggcagacttgacatgttaaaaggagggtgatgcttgaaatcattgttcttccattgttaaccatggtgacctgcaaagaaacgcgtgcagccatcattgcgttgcataaaaatggcttcacaggcaaggatattgtggctactaagattgcacctaaatcaacaatttataggatcatcaagaacttcaaggagagaggttcaattcttgtaaagaaggctacagggcgtccaagaaagtccagcaagcgccaggatcatctcctaaagaggattcagctgcgggatcggagtgccaccagtgcagagcttgctcaggaatggcagcaggcaggtgtgagcgcatctgcacgcaccgtgaggcaaagacttttggaagatggcctggtgtcaagaagggcagcaaagaagccacttctctccaaaaaaaaacatcagggacagattgatcttctgcagaaagtatagtgaatggactgctgaggactggggcaaagtcatattctcagatgaagcccctttctgattgtttggggcatctggaaaaaggcttgtccggagaagaaaaggtgagcgctaccatcagtcctgtgtcatgccaacagtaaagcatcctgacaccattcatgtgtggggttgcttctcattcaagggagtgggctcactcacaattctgccccaaaacacagccacaaataaagaatggtaccaaaacaccctccaacaccaacttcttccaacaatccaacaacagtttggtgaagaacaatgcattttccagcacgatggagcaccgtgccataaggcaaaagtgataactaagtggctcggggaccagaatgttgaaattttgggtccatggcctggaaactccccagatcttaatcccattgagaacttgtggtcaatccttaagagacgggtggacaaacaaaaacccactaattctgacaaactccaagaagtgattatgaaagaatgggttgctatcagtcaggatttggtccagaagttgattgagagcatgcccagtcgaattgcagaggtcctgaaaaagaagggccaacaatgCAAATACTGactaactgaaacaaagatctaaaagcagtttagcagcaaactttttgaaaactaatatttttgtaattttcaaaacttttggccacgactgtacagctaCAGCATCTTACAGTGGACAAGTGTATCGGCCTGTATCGCAACCTGAGCAAACAGACTCATATGAGAAAGAGCCACCACTCTTAGAaggtaataaaataatttataagaaaACATCTTTAAGCTGGAATGTGTAACTCTACACCAATGAACGgaaccataaaaaataaatcacacacacacacacacacacatataatgtatatatgagaaatttttttttttcaaaacgaaaaatatataaattgcacCATCCCGACTTAAGCCATTGGTCAGGTCAAGGTTGAGTCAAGTCACAAATTTTCATGGGTTAAATTCACTCATTGTAATCCAtctgtttttgtatttgttatcatattattttgttatttgttatcatgttatcatatatattttcataatcaCTAGTTTGAAGTGCATATAGTTGtaccgtttactgcactttgttattcttctagttatttacctACAGTGGCTAATGAAGTGGAAGTATCatacattcacagaaaatagcttacttcTGTGTACAAAAATAAAGTAATCCACAAAACTGGGAATTTCATGTGAAGttgaaaatgtcatgtttaaagtTTTATAATGTGAATTTTAATTGAGGATATTTCTCAAATGTGACCAGAcccaaaaattagcattttgtcatcatttactcaccctcaaggttttccaaacctgtacgagtttcttCTTCCTataaacacaaaagatgatattttgaagaatgttcccGGTATTCACTTCCATAGTATGgggaaagaaaatacaaaaaaaaaatactaaaagcaGAAGACTGCTTGTGTTAAATCCACTGAAGCCTGCTGATGGCAGTATTATGATCGAGACAGACCTCACTGGGCCTTCTCTCTTCTGCATTAGTCTGGGAGCCACACTATTGATGGTACAAACTACATCCTGAACCATTGTGAAACCATTAACTAGAGGAACACAGTAAATTGTTTTGCACAGAGGAAATGAAAACATATCTAATGTCCAGAGCATGTACTGTGGATCTGTGTGTGTACTCTTTCTGCAGACAGGGAAAGCACACTTTGGGTATGGCATCAGTGCTCTGGGGAGTGTGGGGATGTACATGCTGTTGAATCTGATGAGCAGTTAAAGTATTTCCTGTGGATGTGTGGCGAGTGTGCTGGGATACTGCCTCCTGCCAATGGTGGGACTCTCTACCTCTGCTGCTCTTTATTCCCTTCAGTGAGCATCCATAACTCTATAGAAACATTTAACATTTCTCTGAGTGTTTTATAGCcacaaataatgataataataacaaaaaatgttttagacCACTAGATATGTCcaagtatatttacattttccatacactcttaaagagtctttccACTTGTTATTCTCATACCTGTAACCATAAATACATTGCACCATGCTacagtcagaatgagagttcaaaaagctgataaaagtATCACAAGTactccacatgactccagtccatcactgAACATCTAGTGAACTGAAAAGATGTgcatttataagaaacaaatccatcattaacatCATATTGTTTATTAGCATTCTGAAAGCGATTCTAACCACATTATTCCTCTGTGTTATTATCATCATAGTTGCAGTGTGGACTGACTCTGCTATTATTTTAACTTTAGAACAGCTTTTAAAACTATGtctttattgttatctttataatTATCATGCTCAGAACCAAATGGTTCTTTGGATTATTCAAATATACTTCACACTtacaaaaacaatgtttaaagaactgtttactgaaaacttctttggggaacccaacattcaaaaaatcttttttttattttcaaatgtataatttcaaataaaaaaggaaaCGGCAGAAGTCATTATTTTAAGGAAATTCAGAGTGAAATCTATATTGttgcaaatgtattatttaatacaaCTTTATTTGAACTTCAGAACTGCTTTTGACCgactaaaatgcatttaatacaaaattagttgttcaaatttagcagactttaagtttAACAGTTTTTAGTGTgccaaaaatatatttagttatactGAAGTGCATACAAATAAATTGTAGTTAAGTATACTATTTTTTTCACTAAGGTcaatatgttattttttattttgtgagccCATTTGGATTTGATGATGATTTAATGAACTGCATGGGACAGGAGACAAATTTAGGTTTTACATCCAAATCCCTTACAGTAAATGCAGCCTCATCTTGTAAATTTGTTACAAACAGCTTCCGTTTACAGCAAATGTACTCTGATCTTGTAAAtttgttaaagggatggttcactttgaaattaaattttgatatgttttagcttacctcaagggcatccaagatgtaggtttctttgtttccgcagtatttcccattttgatatttttaggtcaaaccgttcttgtctgtgactcaaataatggaggtctatggtcaccacctcaaagagcatgcacagacaaatccaaattaaacaattccccatcgtaagtacacattgatgacctaagacacgaaacgagcggtttgtgtaagaaaacgaacagtatttatatcgtttttacatcttgtacacaaccacgtccaactgatctgagtgcgcgagtgcttcctgatgtaaCGTGTGCACGCActctggcttagtctgtgcaAGCACAGAAAGCCCCAGAAGTAATCtatcgcgcgtgtacatcactcattgtttacacgtactgtctatggttttcacaggggggcagggtttcatatctTTTTGCAGCACCCCTGGGCATCGCCATTGGCTaacggacccccacctgctgttagcattccattgactcccattcattttggcgtcactttgacagcgaataactttacatctgaggcgtttaaagactcagtttgtccattaattatttctaaagaaacacgaaaatgtataaaaggctccatcaccttgtatcttacgttatggtcccgtagaagcagtttttgtgaaaaaataggctaacgattgcgtcataaccagcgactctctgtcgcacagtagagaaattaccgtatggacaggaggagaagctcgcaggcaattcttttactgtctatgagacaATCGGGGGGACGTgcaggcataaagtcaagggagataattaatcggaatatttaccaaaatttgctcctgttcacgctcgcctacTCTGAAAGATTCGGTGGTGATTCAGATTTATCTTGGCACAGCGGTTAGAAGACTTagaggttgctcacgtgacatctacgtcatcaggctcagtttgagtctgcgcagtgcgcccgacccccaggaagtgcgtgcttctaattgtctccgttg
Above is a genomic segment from Carassius carassius chromosome 30, fCarCar2.1, whole genome shotgun sequence containing:
- the LOC132111184 gene encoding basal body-orientation factor 1-like; its protein translation is MPIKRGKKGKKAKGKGKKDGKQESKRDKESDTERAKANAALWEARCDLTESSRVEYCETARRLSKINHQLTDLQHSTEKNTIEIIAVLRNKDLQNEEKIMALEQQLQLEKTRASQEKENLATQYTLKINELEEKFNKRSSEFNMIQEELKIINDFLKEKPQMEQELKHMKETMDNADLEHKKTLARMEQKFFNNKVHLEKEAEQKIAVLAERAHNEAIIQLDDASRSMFKENVRLNKALGYHTKEVEGLRKRNAALAEENNILSLHKEMSLDTSNDTISKLTAQRSRVSGLRAKVFSLEQALASRVAEFEWDKAEIKERAAVRTQASGVELDKLQKLLSVRDRELSRVKRIARSIVEQRSDMEILFYEALNHVKQEMLMHRQEAEVNHSRRMDEFLSGRRENAHIHTITKTTHSTSIGMDEAEKGNLKKAKVNISEMTWEQRERVLRLLFAKINQLKSKKPIHAPALTDSDGNQCSSSPGNEEEESHASFLTQAPVSSMSSSGNSRAMPYL